A genomic region of Raphanus sativus cultivar WK10039 chromosome 6, ASM80110v3, whole genome shotgun sequence contains the following coding sequences:
- the LOC130496867 gene encoding photosystem II D2 protein, whose translation MNRRIAMTIALGKFTKNEKDLFDIMDDWLRRDRFVFVGWSGLLLFPCAYFALGGWFTGTTFVTSWYTHGLASSYLEGCNFLTAAVSTPANSLAHSLLLLWGPEAQGDFTRWCQLGGLWAFVALHGAFALIGFMLRQFELARSVQLRPYNAIAFSGPIAVFVSVFLIYPLGQSGWFFAPSFGVAAIFRFILFFQGFHNWTLNPFHMMGVAGVLGAALLCAIHGATVENTLFEDGDGANTFRAFNPTQAEETYSMVTANRFWSQIFGVAFSNKRWLHFFMLFVPVTGLWMSALGVVGLALNLHAYDFVSQEIRAAEDPEFETFYTKNILLNEGIRAWMAAQDQPHENLIFPEEVLPRGNAL comes from the coding sequence ATGAATAGGAGGATCGCTATGACTATAGCCCTTGGTAAATTTACCAAAAACGAAAaagatttatttgatattatggATGACTGGTTACGGAGGGACCGCTTCGTTTTTGTAGGTTGGTCTGGTCTATTGCTTTTTCCTTGTGCCTATTTCGCTTTGGGGGGTTGGTTCACAGGTACAACCTTTGTAACTTCATGGTATACTCATGGATTGGCTAGTTCCTATTTAGAAGGTTGCAATTTTTTAACCGCTGCAGTTTCTACTCCTGCTAATAGTTTAGCGCATTCTTTGTTGTTACTGTGGGGTCCTGAAGCACAAGGAGATTTTACTCGTTGGTGTCAATTAGGCGGTCTGTGGGCTTTTGTTGCTCTCCACGGTGCTTTCGCATTAATAGGTTTTATGTTACGTCAATTTGAACTTGCTCGATCTGTTCAATTGCGACCTTATAATGCAATCGCATTCTCTGGTCCAATTGctgtttttgtttctgtctTTCTAATTTATCCACTAGGTCAATCTGGTTGGTTCTTTGCGCCTAGTTTTGGTGTAGCGGCTATATTTCGATTCATCCTCTTTTTCCAAGGGTTTCATAATTGGACATTGAACCCATTTCATATGATGGGAGTCGCTGGTGTACTGGGCGCGGCTCTGTTATGCGCTATTCATGGTGCTACTGTAGAAAATACTTTATTTGAAGATGGTGATGGTGCAAATACATTCCGTGCTTTTAACCCAACTCAAGCCGAAGAAACTTATTCAATGGTCACCGCTAACCGCTTTTGGTCACAAATCTTTGGGGTTGCTTTTTCCAATAAACGTTGGTTACATTTCTTTATGTTATTTGTACCAGTAACTGGTTTATGGATGAGTGCTCTTGGAGTAGTCGGTCTAGCTTTGAACCTACATGCCTATGACTTCGTTTCCCAGGAAATCCGTGCAGCGGAAGATCCGGAATTTGAGACTTTctatactaaaaatattcttttaaacgAAGGTATTCGCGCTTGGATGGCGGCTCAAGATCAGCCTCATGAAAACCTTATATTCCCTGAGGAGGTTCTACCACGTGGAAATGCTCTTTAA